TTCACAGCATCAAGCTCATCTATTATATGGTCGGCTGCGAGTTTTCCAACATGACCGATTCCAGGGAGGGCCTCGATAAAAACAGGGCTGGAAAGCTCAACATCTTCCAGGACATTTATGGTTGTTTCCCTCATTTTATTCACCGTTATTCTTCATGAGAAGCTCTCTTTTCAGCTTTCTCCTGTACTTACCGTACCTGTCCTCAGGGGAAAATTTCGGAGGGTATACTACTCCCGTGGCTCCCCCGCAGTGAGGGCAGACATCCCTGAGGGTGTATTCCCCGCATGAACTGCATCTCTTCATCTTCATGTCAGCTCACGGTGGAATTCTCCCTCTCCACCCTCCTTCTCCACTATCTCTATGCACTTCTGGGCAGCTTCCTTGAGCTGTTTCTCTGCATCAAGATAATCCGTGGATTTCACGATTAGCCTGTACCTTGGAGCCCCAACAGCCTGGACGATTATGCCCTCATCCTGGGCTGATTTAAGGGCCTTCCTGATGATCTCGACACCGTTGGGTGCGTATGACTTGATATCGACGTAACCAGTTATCTGAACCTCAGGGGGTGTTATGTTGCGTCTGGCGATCTCTGTTATCGCTGATGCCCAGTCTTCAGGGATTCCCTCATCTATAAGGGCCTGTTCACCCTCCTCTGCAGCGGTTTCGAAGGCGCCGTAGAGGTCGCCGAATATGTCCATGAGTTCATATCCAACCTTTTCATAGGCCGTGTCAAGGTCCACTCCAAGATCCTTTGCTGCCAGTTCAAGGAATTTTTCAGCCTTCTGCTCAATTTTCCAGGCCTGGATCTTCTTTGTCCTCTGATCCTCACGTATCCTTTTCATTGAGACATCAACATGTCCCTTCCTTGGATTGACGCGCAGGACCCTTGCAACTATTTTCTGGTTTTCCCTTACAAAGTCCCTTATGTTTTTAACCCATCCAGAGGAGACCTCTGAGATATGAATGAAAGCCTCTTTCCCCGGGTATTCCTCCAGGGTTGCGAAGGCGCCGTAGTTAAGGACCTTGTGGACGGTTCCCACTACGAGTTCGCCCTCCTCAGGCCATTCATTTTTTCTTCTTACCATTTTAAAACACCTAGGTTTAATCCAGGACCTCTAGAATCTGGGCTTTAATCTTTGATTTTCCTCCTGTTGGTTCAACCAGTGTTTTACCACAGATTATGCACTGTACCTGTGACGCTGCCCTGTCAAAGACAACCTGCTGATTGCCACAGTCCATGCATTTAACACGGAGAAAATTGCTTCTTGTATTGTAAAACATCACTAAAATCACCCCTAGGCTACAAATTCAACTCTTCCGGCCCTGAATGATTTCTTTTTAATGTGGGACTTTCCGCATTCCTTGCATTTAAGTCTGAGGTCCAGTTTCTTGACCGGTTTGTTGCCTGATGGCAGCGGACGTGGGTAACCCCTGTAACCTGCGGTGACCCTTCTGAACTGCCTCTGTCCCCACTTAAGCTCACTTGCCTTTCTTCTCTT
The sequence above is drawn from the Methanothermobacter wolfeii genome and encodes:
- a CDS encoding RNA-protein complex protein Nop10, with the translated sequence MKMKRCSSCGEYTLRDVCPHCGGATGVVYPPKFSPEDRYGKYRRKLKRELLMKNNGE
- a CDS encoding translation initiation factor IF-2 subunit alpha; translation: MVRRKNEWPEEGELVVGTVHKVLNYGAFATLEEYPGKEAFIHISEVSSGWVKNIRDFVRENQKIVARVLRVNPRKGHVDVSMKRIREDQRTKKIQAWKIEQKAEKFLELAAKDLGVDLDTAYEKVGYELMDIFGDLYGAFETAAEEGEQALIDEGIPEDWASAITEIARRNITPPEVQITGYVDIKSYAPNGVEIIRKALKSAQDEGIIVQAVGAPRYRLIVKSTDYLDAEKQLKEAAQKCIEIVEKEGGEGEFHRELT
- a CDS encoding 30S ribosomal protein S27e, which encodes MFYNTRSNFLRVKCMDCGNQQVVFDRAASQVQCIICGKTLVEPTGGKSKIKAQILEVLD
- a CDS encoding 50S ribosomal protein L44e, with the translated sequence MKIPKERRTYCPNCRKHTVHEVLESKRRKASELKWGQRQFRRVTAGYRGYPRPLPSGNKPVKKLDLRLKCKECGKSHIKKKSFRAGRVEFVA